Proteins encoded together in one Shewanella oneidensis MR-1 window:
- a CDS encoding ABCB family ABC transporter ATP-binding protein/permease, producing MRPTLYFEGPIDKLNWHVIKLLWPYLLEYKGRVALAMSCLIVAKLASVGLPFILKDVVDTLDANKTAQTLSVPIGLVLAYGAVRLLTVITGEIRDTLFGRVTERAIRRLGLAVFDHLHRLDLDFHLERRTGGLSRDIERGTSGVSFLMRFMVFNIVPTLLEIAMVIGIFFFNYGVAFASITFISVLAYIWFSVIATEWRTEYVRDAAKADSLSNTRAIDSLLNYETVKYFNNEKYESERYDQALDQWEVAKRKNRLSLFALNGGQALIIAIAMTAMMALAAYKVTHNEMTLGDFVLINAFMMQLFMPLNFLGFVYREIRGALANIERMFSLLDKHPSIVDKPDALDFEPKRGELSFENVSFSYDDRPILRNVSFKVAAGKKVAVVGDSGAGKSTLIKLLFRFYDVEQGRILIDGQDIRQLTQDALRRAIAIVPQDTVLFNDSLVENIRYGRPNASDDDVRHAIKLAHLEDFIASLSQGWDTKVGERGLKLSGGEKQRVAIARAILKGSPVLVFDEATSSLDSRSEQAILSALREVAKGHTSLVVAHRLSTIVDADQIVVLSKGEIVEQGNHSSLLAQDGLYAKLWRIQNEQQHLSV from the coding sequence ATGCGCCCAACACTGTATTTTGAAGGTCCCATCGATAAGCTCAATTGGCATGTGATTAAGTTACTTTGGCCCTATTTGCTTGAATATAAAGGGCGGGTGGCATTAGCCATGTCTTGCCTTATCGTCGCTAAGCTCGCCAGTGTGGGTTTACCTTTTATTCTTAAAGACGTCGTCGATACTTTAGATGCCAATAAAACAGCGCAGACGTTGAGTGTTCCCATAGGATTAGTGCTGGCCTATGGCGCCGTCCGCCTGCTGACGGTTATCACGGGGGAAATCCGCGACACCCTATTTGGCCGAGTGACGGAGCGCGCCATTCGTCGTTTAGGTCTGGCGGTGTTCGACCACTTGCATCGACTTGATTTGGATTTTCACCTTGAGCGCCGAACCGGTGGTTTATCGCGGGATATTGAACGCGGCACCAGTGGGGTGAGTTTTTTGATGCGGTTTATGGTATTTAACATAGTGCCAACCCTGTTAGAAATCGCCATGGTGATCGGCATTTTCTTTTTTAATTATGGTGTTGCGTTTGCATCTATCACTTTTATCTCTGTGCTAGCCTATATTTGGTTTTCGGTCATTGCCACTGAGTGGCGCACCGAATATGTCCGTGATGCAGCTAAAGCTGACTCCCTCTCCAATACCCGCGCGATTGATAGCCTACTGAACTATGAAACCGTGAAGTATTTTAATAATGAGAAATATGAATCGGAAAGATACGATCAAGCCCTAGACCAATGGGAAGTCGCGAAGCGTAAAAATCGTTTATCGCTTTTTGCCCTTAATGGTGGTCAGGCGTTAATTATTGCTATAGCGATGACAGCGATGATGGCATTAGCAGCCTATAAAGTCACCCATAATGAGATGACCTTAGGGGACTTTGTACTGATAAACGCTTTTATGATGCAGCTGTTTATGCCTCTGAATTTTTTAGGTTTTGTCTATCGCGAAATCCGTGGCGCACTTGCCAATATCGAACGTATGTTTAGCCTGCTGGATAAGCACCCCAGCATAGTCGATAAACCCGATGCATTGGATTTTGAACCTAAGCGAGGCGAGCTCAGTTTTGAGAATGTGAGTTTTAGCTACGATGATAGGCCCATATTGCGTAATGTTAGTTTTAAGGTTGCGGCGGGTAAAAAGGTGGCCGTAGTTGGGGATAGCGGCGCAGGAAAATCCACATTAATCAAGCTATTGTTCCGTTTTTACGATGTAGAACAAGGGCGTATTTTGATTGATGGGCAAGATATTCGCCAGTTAACCCAAGATGCGCTACGCAGGGCTATTGCAATAGTGCCGCAAGATACTGTGTTATTTAATGATTCTTTAGTTGAGAACATACGCTATGGCCGCCCCAATGCAAGTGATGACGATGTGCGTCATGCCATTAAACTTGCTCATTTAGAGGATTTTATCGCATCACTTTCACAAGGGTGGGATACCAAAGTGGGCGAGCGGGGATTAAAACTGTCAGGTGGCGAAAAACAACGAGTTGCGATTGCTCGAGCAATCTTAAAAGGCTCCCCAGTGTTAGTGTTTGATGAGGCGACCTCATCCCTAGACAGCCGCTCCGAGCAGGCGATTTTATCAGCCTTGCGTGAGGTGGCTAAAGGGCATACTAGCTTAGTCGTAGCACATAGATTGTCGACTATTGTCGATGCTGATCAAATCGTTGTTTTAAGCAAAGGGGAAATTGTCGAGCAGGGGAATCACTCTTCGTTATTAGCGCAGGATGGTCTTTATGCCAAATTGTGGCGCATACAAAATGAGCAACAACACCTTTCGGTGTAA